One region of Agelaius phoeniceus isolate bAgePho1 chromosome 12, bAgePho1.hap1, whole genome shotgun sequence genomic DNA includes:
- the NOB1 gene encoding RNA-binding protein NOB1, translating to MGHADMARVPHVVADTGAFLSAAPLQDIADALYTVPEVLAEIRDRPARRRLAALPCELRVRRPRPELLRLVTEFSKKTGDYPSLSAADLQVLALTCQLQAEIDGPGCVRWEPQDKVRLSSTPRHPEAPLHLAGFHLPAKHKPAGKGPHQPGPGPGPAPAESDEFGSFLYWRPPLPSIEEELRELLAITSSPEPPEQHRSSADGASAGEEEEEEDEESDDEGWITPSNLKEAQQDMGHFDTAPVGVQVGCVTTDFAMQNVLLQMGLHVLAVNGMLIRRARSYILRCHGCFRTTSDMTKVFCPHCGNKTLKKVAVSVSEDGSLHMHFSRNPKVLNPRGLRYPLPAPQGGKHANNPHLVEDQRFPQQRLSRKARQKTNVFDPDYLAGASPFAENDVHSRAAHLQLRDAALGAGRRRLNPNAVTKKFVKRR from the exons ATGGGGCACGCAGACATGGCGCGTGTTCCGCACGTCGTGGCCGACACAGGCGCGTTCCTGAGCGCGGCCCCGCTGCAG GACATCGCAGACGCGCTGTACACCGTGCCCGAGGTGCTGGCCGAGATCCGCGACCGGCCcgcgcgccgccgcctcgccgcGCTGCCCTGCGAGCTGCGGGTCCGCCGCCCGCGCCCCGAGCTGCTGCGCCTCG TGACCGAGTTCTCCAAGAAGACCGGGGACTACCCGAGCCTCTCGGCCGCCGACCTGCAGGTGCTCGCCCTTACGTGCCAGCTCCAGGCCGAGATCGACGGCCCCGGCTGTGTCCGCTGGGAGCCGCAGGACAAG GTGCGGCTCAGCTCCACCCCGCGGCACCCCGAGGCCCCCCTGCACCTCGCCGGCTTCCACCTGCCCGCCAAG CACAAGCCCGCGGGGAAGGGCCCACaccagcccggccccggccccggcccggccccggcagaGAGCGACGAGTTCGGATCCTTCCTGTACTGGCGGCCACCCCTGCCCAGCATCGAGGAGGAGCTGCGGGAGCTGCTG GCTATCACcagcagccccgagccccccgaACAGCACCGGAGCTCTGCAGACGGGGCTAGCGCtggcgaggaggaggaggaggaggatgaggagagtGATGACGAAGGCTGGATAACTCCCAGCAACCTGAAGGAGGCCCAGCAGGACATGGGGCACTTTGACACTGCTCCCGTGGGTGTCCAGGTCGGCTGTGTCACCACGGACTTTGCCATGCAG AAcgtgctgctgcagatgggtcTCCACGTGCTGGCTGTGAACGGGATGCTGATCCGCCGGGCCCGCAGCTACATCCTGCGCTGCCACGGCTGCTtcag GACCACCTCGGACATGACCAAGGTGTTCTGCCCCCACTGTGGTAACAAGACCCTCAAGAAGGTGGCAGTGAGTGTCAGCGAGGACGGGAGTCTCCACATGCATTTCTCCCGCAACCCCAAGGTGCTGAACCCCCGGGGGCTCAGG TACCCGCTGCCGGCGCCGCAGGGCGGCAAGCACGCCAACAACCCGCACCTGGTGGAGGACCAGCGCTTCCCGCAGCAGCGCCTGTCCCGCAAGGCCCGGCAGAAAACCAACGTGTTCGACCCCGACTACCTGGCCGGGGCGTCCCCGTTCGCCGAGAACGACGTGCACAGCCGGGCCGCGCACCTGCAGCTCCGCGACGCCGCCCTGGgcgccggccgccgccgcctcaaCCCCAACGCCGTCACCAAGAAGTTCGTCAAGAGGAGGTGA